Genomic window (Rhododendron vialii isolate Sample 1 chromosome 4a, ASM3025357v1):
tcaaaaatattttgataaaaaagggtaaattttattaatagtcctttttttttttttttgaatcgttGATATTAATTTTCATCTATCAACTCTCGCTTATTTATTGTTAATATGAATGAAGGACTATTAATAAACTTTATGGTTCTTGCAATCAACAATCGTTATAAAGTTTAAGGTAACCTATATCTCCAATCGACAATCATTGATATAAAATTGGAAGTTTCTtcatggaaattgattttcacactttcttttttaattagttacccttttttttccttctttttttccaattctCATTCAAGTTTTCGAAAATTGGAAAAGTCATGTCTTAAATCGAGTTTTTTCAAGTACGTTTTAGTATAAATTAGACAAAAGATAACATGTTATTATATATCTTAAATTAAGCTCGTTGCAAAAAGTTATCGgacatattttttaaagaaaattcaCTAATAAACATCAAAAGCGAccacatgcaaaaaaaaaatgaccataaAAGTTGAAAGAATCACGAAATCTTTCTAACCCGTATTTGGAACCATTCGGTGCAAGTAAAAGTTCCGTAGACATCAACCAACGATAATAATGAATCTCTTTCGAATCATCTTTCTCCAAAAGCTAAAAACTAGTCTAAATAGTAAACGATAGAGCTGAAAAGCTAAAGGAACGATATAAAGATAATTTAAATTTACAAGAGTAACGTGGAAGTAAACGATTTTTGGACTTTTATCCCACATGACCAGCTACGACTAAAACCTTTTCTCCAGATAATAGAGTAAAATCGGAGGGACCAACTCATCACTCACCAAATCCTctgatcttctctctctctctctctctctctctctctctctaattcaAATCATACTAGTAATAAGGTCAATCAATAGACAATGGCGAGATACGAAGAGCTTCCAATCCCAATCTACTCCGCACTCGAATCGGTCTACGGCGGAGACGCTGGTGGATCTCAAGTCGAAGAAGCCCAGCTCCGATTCGACAACTTGAAATCCAAGTTCGTCCAAGTCTTCGGCCATCTTCCCCACCTCTACGCTCGATCACCaggtcccccccccccccccccccccccccctctctctctctgaatatTTGTATGTATTATATAATGTTCGGCCCTCTTTACACTCGCCTCAATTATTCTTGGATCAATTCCACCATCCACTGGGCAGGGTCCTGTATGTACTGGCCTGCGCAAAAGAATCGATAGTACCTGGGAAGTTTGGACCCTTGGTCTTGACCTTTGTTCGGCCATTGATTGCCAGGTCAACCCAGGGTGTTTGTCGGACTTTAagtacaattttttcaagaaacatGCCAACTTTTTCCAACAATTTACTCCTGCTAGATACTCAATAAGTTCATATGacttcttttaatttatggaaaaagtaattggacatttttttaaagtaattcAACAACTTGAAATCCAAGTTCATCCaatttgaatttctcaaaaaaatgttacttttgctgattaaaaaaaaaaaacttgaatttcaaAGCAATAAAAAGGTTTGTTACAAGCATGCCAAACTTCGAAACGCAAATCTGTGTAATTgtaagtatgttttttttttttttaataagtgtCATTATAAGTATGTTTAATTGTGATTTTGTGGATGTGATGCAGGGCGAGTGAATTTGATTGGGGAACACATTGACTATGAAGGTTACTCGGTGCTGCCGATGGCGATTAGGCAGGACACAATCGTGGCGATTAGGAAGCGCGATGTTGGGGACTCTGAAAAGCTTCTGAGGATAGCCAATGTTAGCGAGAAGTACTCCTTGTGTATTTACCCTGCTGATCCAGACCAGGTATAAGGTCATATTTGTCATGTATAGTCCTGTTGTATGTCAATTATGTGAGTATTTGTGAATGCATGTTGTTTTTCTGCATCTAAGTGTATTCTCCGGATTGGAATATACTTTTCAGGAGACCATATGTCAAGTCTAACATGCGTCCCTTTGTTATAGTCAAATGAGATTATATGTCTCTTGGATATTGGATCCCTTCACTATTAGTCCAACCAAACAAACGGCTAATGAGATTGCTTCAAGTTTGGAGGATGTTCTCTGTTTATTAGTTGTTTATTGATAGGCTTGAAGCCTTAAACTAATTGGTATGACGTTGGCTGCATGTAGAGCGGCTGGAGCCCTTTGAGGTACTTGGTTCAAAAGTGCAAGCAAAATTTTGGTAGAAAAAGGTCGTCAATAATGATGGATATTGCTGATCAGGCAGTCTAAGAGCCGAGGAAACTTATTGGATGTCCTTTTTGTGGAACCTTATCGAAGAATGATTCCTGTTGTCTGCAATCCATTTCTTGCAATGTTTCTCCAGGTTCTTAGGTGTATTTCATTGAAAGTAAGAACATTTGCACAGGTGTAGGACAGCATCATTTGAATGATCTCCATCCCTCTCGGTTTTCGAGCAAGACTGGAGTTTACTGCTGCAATAAGGTCATGTCTCCTAAGTAGTTTAAAATATAACCAAGGATTTTGGAACTCAGTCAGACTGCAATAGTTAATTAGTTGAAATTAGAATTTTGTAGTTGCATCAGTGAATTTATACTGTAGCTCTCTCTAAGAAAAAGGGCAAATAAAGTGGCAGAGGGGAGACATATTAGTATGACAAAAAGGCCATGTCTTAAGCATATGTAGGCACGTGGAAAGTCGTGTTCAATTCATCGTGTGTGACACAGTCCACCAAATGCTGTTACTTTTCCTTTCATGATGGTCTTATCTCAATTTTGAAATACGACGATATCATGTAGACGTGGTTGACTCTATCGATTTGCAGGATATTGATCTGAGGAATCATAAATGGGGTCATTATTTCCTTTGTGGGTGAGTAGTCAAACCTCACTTGTGCTATTTCGTTTTATATTAAACTGACTTGTACTTTGAGTTGTGACTAAAGTTTGAAGTAAACGGTACATCTTGCTTTGTCTAGGTCAATCGGATACTGAAATGATGTCGGGGAGTGCCATATTGTATCTTGACTGACTTGTTTAAAATAGATATATGGCAGTTTGGGAAGGGGCACTTCTCAGAAAAACATTTGTCCTTGAAAGAGACCATGTTTCTCCAGTAATCATGTATTCACACGAGGATGAAATCAGTGATAACGTGAGGTGGGGTGAGGTGGTTGGCTTAGTCAGGGTAGTCAAATATTCCCCTAACATGCGGGACGTCTACTTTGATAGCTTTTTGGTTACGTTTCCAAAAACTACTGGTCATCTAACGCTACAAAGCAGAAATAATGCTGTGTAGTTAAGTACCATCTTTTGCTACATTACAACAGCTGTGTGTCTTGAAGACAGGAGAGAGATCAGTCTGCTATAGAGGCACCAGGCTAGTGTTAACTAGGGGCATTTGATGATGTTACCAcattctctgtctctctctctctctctctctctctctctctctctctctctcacacacacacacacacacacacactgcaGATGGTAAATGGGCACCTCATATGTTTGGTTGTTTTTCGCCTTTTCTATTGGAATTTCTAACATGACATTGGATATCGAGTGCAGGTATAAAGGCTACTTTGAGTATGTCAAATCAAAAGGACTGGAAGTTGGTGTACCAGTTGGACTTGACGTAATGGTTGATGGTATAGTTCCTACAGGTATAATTTCTCTGGATTTTCATACATAGCCAATGTGAATGCTGCTTTGTAAAACTGATCACTCAAGCATCTAATACGTTGTGGAGCAGCAGTTCATTTGTAACATTCCTATCTGAGTTGCCTATTTTTCATTTAGGGTCTGGATTGTCAAGCTCTGCAGCATTTGTTTGCTCTTCTACAATTGCTATAATGGCTGCCTTTGATGTGAATTTGCCAAAGGTATTCCAACCATATCTCCATAGCTATAGGGGAGTAGTTCCTATTTTTCATGTTTTCGTAATATATACTCGAAATTTTATAAGGAGTGAGCAGTATATTATCTAGGAATGTACAGAAAACCTGCCATTTTGGTTGTGATTTTGTCTACATTTTGTGTATGAAAGACCTGCCATTTTTAGGAACTACAAGTACCATGGACATCAAAAGTTTATCCTTCTATTGCAAGTATTCCTGCTCttaataaattgatttaatttgttcttttattttgcaAAGTTGTAGATTAGGTTCTTTGAAGAATGCTGCACTTGGTTAATAAGTGGTTGGTTTTACCAGAATTGGAATGTTGTTTGAGAGAGTATTGATAGAGTATCTGTGTTAATTGTGCATCTAATTTTGTATCTTCTTTGGTTTCTGTTATTGATTCTAGTGTCATTGCTTATTTTGCAGAAAGAGATTGCACAGCTTACTTGTGAATGTGAACGGCACATTGGGACACAATCTGGTGGAATGGACCAGGTTAAGTATCCTCCACTACTTGTGAACTAGATTATAATTTGATTGTTTTGTAGGCATCTGGTGCTACCgttttaaaaaaagattttatgcCAACATGCTTCCACTCTAACAGGACAAATTTCTCTTATGTACTGCAACTTGCTACTTCTCATGGAAGATAGAATGATTTTGTTAAGTTGGTGGCTAGTGTTACCTTGGTCACAGACATGTCTTGTGAGGCTAACAGACTGGCCCTTACTCTGTAAGGTAGTCTCACAATTTGCTTGTTGATTTTTGACCATTTGGGACAGACAGTGACTTGCAATCTTGTTCAGTATTAACCTTGCCATTTTTCCATCTGTGAGGTGTGGTGATATCTGTTATGAGCTTGACTTAGAAGACATTGAGTGACTTTAACGCAGTGCTGACGCATGCATGCTTAGTTGGGTCATGACCTCTTTAAATTAGTGAGAATAGCTTCCAACATGGCGTGCCTGGTTGGCATTCAGTTGCTTAATCCTGGTATCATTACCTTGGTTTCAATTACATCTAGGGTCATTCTATAACTACCCTTCTCCTGCTTGCCCTCTCCCTCAAGAGTCTGTGAGCTTTTAATCTTGCGAAGATGACAGCTTGTATCTCGTTCAAAAACTATAGCTGCCGTGTAAATAGTGCCATCCAAGTTGGAGCATTCTACCGCTAGTTAGGGGTTGTTAATCCCATTGTTTAGTTAAGTTCACCTGAAAACCTGCAGTAGATGTTGTATTTAGTGCACAAAGTAAGCACAATCAGCCCCACCACCTCATTTTTTTCAAGCCCCTTGTTTCGGGTAAGATTGGCCATGACCATTTTTCCTTCtgtatttcatttccttttgcAGGCTATCTCTGTCATGGCTCAATCTGGGTTTGCAGAGCTGATTGATTTCAACCCTGTTCGTGCAACCGATGTCCAACTACCTGCTGGTGGTTCCTTTGTCATTGCCAATTCATTGGCTGAATCACAGAAAGCAATCACTGCTGCTACGAATTATAATAATCGGGTTGTTGAGTGCCGGCTAGCTGCTGTAAgttttgtttcatttattttgataagttgGTACAAATTTACTTTCATTTGCAGTTTTATCAAATTCATCTAAAGCGTTACTCTATACTATAGACCCTATCGCCATCTCACAGTCAAGATTTGTACGTTGAGTTTGAgtttttaatgaaaatattatttaGCAGGTTTTAATATGCAAAAATTAGTATTCGCCTTACATTTGAAGATACATGGATAGCTGGACTTCTAGATGCTTGTTGTTTACTGGAAAGTATCTGTTTGCTCACAATATTGAAGACTTATGCAGATTGTTCTGGGTATAAAGCTTGGGATGAAGCCCCAAGAGGCAATATCCGAAGTGAAAACTCTCTCTGATGTAGAAGGGTTGTGTGTTTCATTTTCTGGCAATCGTGGATCTTCTGATCCTGTCATAGCGGtcaaggtattttttttttcctgcagcAAGTCTGGGGTCGAGATTATGTGCTTGTTTTGTGCAAGTCCATAAAGGGTCGTTCAAGAGatggatttttttgtttatggtcAGACTGAGACCTTGCTTTTGTTCCCAAGCAAACATAAATATTTTCATCCGTACATATATATGAGGTTACAGTAGGTCTTTGCATAGTACAGGAACTGTTGAGTGAAGAGCCGTATACAGCTGATGACATTGAGAAGATTACTGAAGAAGATTTGCAATCTATATTTGCGAATTCTCCAACTTCTTTGGATGTCCTAAAAGCTGCCGAACACTTTAAGTTATTTCAGGTAAATTTTTCTTATGCATCATTAGATCTTATTCACAACATGATGGAGTTGTAATTTGAGCATGCAAAAATGGCTTGTTGTTATCAACTTATCGTATATCTAATTCTTGGTATGATAGAACTGTATTTGGGAGAGGTCATTGTTTGCCAAACTTTCAAATAAGAATTGAATGGGGAAATACCCTACTAGTAGAACCTGAATTGTGGGAAATTTCCTTCTATGTGTGCACATTGCCAGTGCTCTTTTGATATAATCTTGGAATCTACTGTTAGttctttgttgtttctttttagGTTTTCAGGTTTTCTTTCAGTATTTGTCGAAGCAACGAGATAAATCTGAATCTATTGATACATTTAAGGTTATATCTGTAAAAAATTACCACAAATAATTTCAATTGAGTGgagttttcttttctccttttgcAAGGAATATTATGGATTTCTATTGTGTCATTTATTATGAGTAACTATGAAATATTCTAACATCTAGGAAGTCACGTAAAATAGAACATTGTTTCAATATGATCAAAGATATTCTAGTTTGTAATAATCTCCTGTTGGATTATCATTTTAACTTCTTGTTCTTATCATAGTGATACTGTATGATTGTTTATACCTTTTTCTAAAGTAATTGGTTGTCTCATCTCATCCCTTTGGATGCGTACTCAACTTTGGTCTAACTTTTGACATCCAGAGAGCCTCACATGTTTATTCGGAAGCCAAGCGCGTACATGCTTTCAAAGACACTGTATCATCAAACTTAAGGTTTGTTATGTTTTGGTTCCATGAGCTACCCTTTCATTTATGCTGCTTAATACACATGCAAATATGCAATACATGTTTCATGTCAGATACACTATAATAAGCTATCAGACATGCCATGGCACTAACTTTGGAGCTTTGGAAGTCAGAAAGCTTTGGTTTAGATTCGTTAGAACTTAGACCTAATTACTAAATGTTCACTTTTTGTTTGGTGAACATGAGAGGCTAATTGAGGAGCctaaaaactattttctgaCAAATCATGTAAACCTTGCAGACCTAAGTCAAATGTGGTTCCCATCTATAGAAAAAAGTTGAATGCGGTTTGAACCTTTCTTTTGCTGACGGTACTCTAGTTAAAGCACCAAGTGACGATACCTACCAATTTCAAGTTGCCTGAATGTAACTTCCAAAAAGTTGTTATTGCAGTGAGGAGGACATACTGAGGAATCTTGGCAACCTTATGAATGAAAGCCATAGTAGCTGCAGCATTCTGTACGAGTGCAGGTACTAGTCCTGCTTTTCAAATTGTATCAGGGCATAGTCCAGATCTCGTACTTgtcaagggaaaagaaaatgaaagggaaCTAGAATTGCTTATACGTATTCCTTTCTTGAAGGTGACTAAACAAGAAAAGTGAAATCTATGAcaatgatttatttattttcttctcagtTCCTAATCCAACCAAATAAAAGTTactaccttttctttttccatcttTCCATGGGCGGCTCCACTACTACTTGAGGGGTTCAAGCGAACCCCTGGGTTCAGAAAATGTGCTACAGTTTTTAGATTTTTCGATATGTAATTTGATCTTTCTTTAGTATCGTCTGCGCTGGATCAGTAGCACGAAGTCAAAATGACtaaaattcacttaaatttgtcAATAACTAGATActatagctcaacaaaatacAATAATCCGGGTCCAAACAATTCTAACTAATATAAAAATGAACTTCAGCTTTTATAGAGTTTTGTATCACAAACATTTTGTATACGTTTTTATCACCACTGAACTCAAATTCTGGAGCTGCCCTGCATCTTTCCCTTTCATTTTCCCTTGTCAAACCCTATCCGTGATTCCAAAATATCCACAAACAACCTAGGATGACAATGACAATTATGGCAGAGAAGAATGTAGATGTGCTTCCAACCTCAAACTTGAGATATATTTATCTTGGCAATTGGCTtggccaacttttttttttcctctctgaTGCACATTTTCCCCTTTGATATGAAATGATTTATACaagttctctcttcttcttttttactgcAAAATAAAGATAACAACTGAAGCTGTGCTGCTTCTCACAGTACATGGCTATTATTCTTAGATTGGATTCCTTTATTACTTAAGACGCTAGTTGAGATGCCTTAACATCCTTTAATTTCATTTATTCTGGGTCCTCTGTTGATGGGAAGTTTAGAACTATAACTGTGAGAATTTGCCCAATAGACTTTAAACCTTTCTGTTATTCCTGGAAACATCAGCTGCCCAGAGTTGGAAGAACTAGTAAAGGTTTGTCGAGATAATGGTGCGCTTGGGGCAAGGCTTACAGGTGCCGGATGGGGTGGTTGTGCTGTTGCTTTGGTAAAAGAGTCTATTGTACCCCAGTTCATCCTCAACCTGAAGGTtagtgtccttttttttttttccggtttcTGCTTTTTCCTTCCAACTGAAAACATATGATCGGCAATTTGAATTAACGAGGTTCTGTTTTTGTATCAGGAGCAATTTTATCAATCAAGAATCGACAAGGGGGTGATCAATAAGAATGATCTTGGTCTCTATGTTTTTGCTTCCAAACCATCAAGTGGCGCtgctattttcaaattttagcagtcttttttattctttgtaGAGGAAACATTGCATTGCTTGTTTATTATGGAGGCATTGAGTCCGCGAATGGAAGTTGATTCTCTTTCATTTAAACGATCTCTTTTCATGTCTTTAAAATTCTActctctttttaaaattttcagatttctctctttttcgtGTTCCAACGTATTAGTAACTCTTTGTCTAAGCTCtaattagaattttttattttttgaactgaaGCTCTAATTAGTTTAGATCTCTCACTTTCTGAAGGTTTTGTTGTCTGTAACAAAGATGCAAAGTGAGGACAGTACTATTTTGAAAACTTCTTTCTTCGGCTCTCTTCTAAGCATCTTGAGTTTGCTTGAGCCATTAATGGCCGGCCTCCGTCCCGTCCTTGAAGATAACCTTGAGGGCGTTCAAAGTCTTCATGTTTTGGCTTTTATTGCAGCATAGGGAAACCTGTTAAAGGGGGAAGATTTCTTGCAGTGATGTAGCAGGAGGGATGCAGATGCATCAAGTATGCCAACTGTTAAGGAACAAAAATGCATTCCATGATTCACGGACCCATGATTCACTTGGCTCAACTTGGATGTAAGAAATTTTGTGGATGCATGAGAATGTGACGTCATATTCACGAATTTTAGGAATAGAAATGTAATTTTTGATGACATAttcaattagaaaaaaaaactaatacctcccttagagcatccgcaatggtactaatcaaaatcaataattaaaatgtgtcaggtcagcatttgattatccatgtagtctataatcaaatttaacaacctctacctccacatcggttatttttgtatccctaaccaaaaaaaaatccacaatacacaatgcacatttgtccaatcgcaaacgagttttaataacgcacccgaccacaccatattattcgtctcatcgagacgattccaatatggggtgtttttgagttattgagttttgagtttaattgttaagtttggttattgagttttggttattggtaaaagttgttaagtttggttatggaatgggtggaatttggttatttactaaaacacttgtaactttggttattacaatatggggtgttttttgagcattgttgttaaatttgcttattcacatccatttgtttattacaatgcgGATGCACTTAATCTTAGATATCTTAATATATCTATCTCAGTTATAATTCATAAAGAAAGAGCCgttgaccaaaaaaaacatactataaaatACTAAATGTTTCTCTCTAGGTGTTGAATTATGAAGAATTACTTCGGGTCCAGTTTGGATGATGGGAATTTTGAGAAAGAATGAGAAAATGATGCCGTATTCCCATGATGTCTACGTTTCGAACATACATGAATATGAATAAAAATGTGATTCATAATGATATATTCAATCAGAAATTAAATTCTCAGAATCTCAGACCAAATGAAAATCTGATCCGTTCCAGCTTATCCTTATCCCATAGTAATCCTAGATTCCTGCTTCAATCCCTAGAAATTAGAAAATATTGACCctaataaattttccaaaacaaatatttcctgGAACAAGATTACTGAATCAATCCTAATATGGGAATGGAATTACTTTAGGTATTGAATTAGGAGAAGGAATTTGATTCTTTGTAGTCAAATTTCATTACTACCCAAGATTACAATGTATCCAAACTTAAAGGACCTTTGCGGATCAAAATAAAAGAACTTCAAGAACTCAAAATTactgctttatttttatttttatttataagcaaatgaattttattaatctctgaattcaaaaattacaaagattaaaaggacaagagcaaatgaaaattaaaataaaaccaCTGCCTTATTTTGGCAATTAAATCTACATACATATGCAAAAGTTTTGCCCAATGCAGACATGACTATCTAGACCAACTTGCTTAATATTTCTAAAGCTATAACAAGAAGACGATACACATTTTTGCCTGAACCTCCAATCCCCTTCCAACCCCTCAGCAAGTCAGCAAATTTTTCCCCTGTACTGATCAAAATCTTCTCGCATTTGTAAGCCCCAACGGCTGTTTTCGAGATGATTTCAATAGCCGTTTTGGGATCATCATTTTCCAAAGCCTCCACACCTTTCGGAATATAGTCGTTCACAACTTCGTTGTAGAACTCGAAACACTGGCTTAACGGTTCTTCCACCAGTGGGATCAACGCAATGATATTCCCAATGTCTTTTACAATGGCTGTTGCCTTGGCCTTCACAGAGTTGATAACCACAAGACTTAGACCTTTAGGCGTCAGTTTAAATTTTTGAGGGCCTAATTCCAGAGTTGAGACACACAGCTTGTTGTATGTACTCGCGTTGCATGTCTCGGTTATCAGATATGTTTGAGCTGAAACAGAGATGATCatggaaagaagaaagatggaGACGAGAGATCCAAGGCTCTTCATCATCGCGGTTCTATGGTACGAAAAAACGAacgagagaggaaggagagaatGTTGTGATGGTGATAGCTTTTGCAAAGGCAATGTGGTGTTTCTTTTATAGGCTGCTGCTAATCTTCCGTTGTGTAACTTGTTAGAAGCAAGTGAAAGCTCTGTTGTACAATGATAATCTTTCCATTCACACTGATGTATCCCAACAAATTTAATGTGGAGATCTGgttagatttatttttttgccataTACATCAGTGAGGTTAGCGGgctgttagtatgttagtcaatgGGGGCTCAAAGACTATCCATAGCCCCGAAACCTCAAGCCTGCTCCTCGTGAAACTCGAACCTTGGTCAccattggagagagaggagaataaACCACCTATGCTATCGCGGTGTTCTGATCTGGTTGGAATTTATCACTAAAACAAGCAAATGAAGAGATTGGGCTGACTAGGGTTGATTCTTGGGTTATAGGTGTTTGGGCTTGTACGGGCTTGGCCCATTTAGATGTTTGGGTTTCGGCCCTTTTAAGTGTGTGGGTTTGTCTCAATGgatgttttctttgtttatatCTTGTCAATCTCGGATTGGGTCTCGGATTCTTAGGCACATGATTGTTCTTAGCTTTGTTTAAGGATATGACACCGTCAACTTGTTATTCCTTTAGTCTttataacaatttcaaaaaatttctttgttgttagaaaaaaaaaggcaaatgaAGAGATATAGTGATAGTAAAGGCAATAATAGGTTTGGCTTGGGTTTGTCGCAGTGGTTTATTAACTTGCCTCGGCGGGGCTTACCACCTCAAGGTCACAGGGTCGATTACCCTTGGTAGTGATTTGTTCTTGGGACCACATAACCTCATGCAAACGCGTGAAAAGGGCTGTGAGAGGGGTTGAAGAAATTAGTCGAATTTATCAGGACACTCTTTgttaccaaaaataataatactaaataATGGGTTTGACTGTGATGCCCCAAGGTAGTTTCGGGGCATGCCCAAATTGTACTAACATGTTACTGATCAAAGCCATTAGCCCCCCTTCCGTGACCTCTCTATTTTTTTGCTTAAGTAATTAAAGAATTAATCTCCAAAGgatagaaaataaagaattaggTCGGCTATTACTCACGGACGGAGTGGCAGCCAAGTGATGGACAACCTATACTCCTGGTAAGACATGAAGGTTTAAACCCGACAAGCATCATCATATCCCACTTTCCCTAGTTTCTCTAGTTTAGTAGTAGAATACGATttgctttgtttaaaaaaagGTCTC
Coding sequences:
- the LOC131324345 gene encoding uncharacterized protein LOC131324345, with protein sequence MMKSLGSLVSIFLLSMIISVSAQTYLITETCNASTYNKLCVSTLELGPQKFKLTPKGLSLVVINSVKAKATAIVKDIGNIIALIPLVEEPLSQCFEFYNEVVNDYIPKGVEALENDDPKTAIEIISKTAVGAYKCEKILISTGEKFADLLRGWKGIGGSGKNVYRLLVIALEILSKLV
- the LOC131324338 gene encoding galactokinase-like codes for the protein MARYEELPIPIYSALESVYGGDAGGSQVEEAQLRFDNLKSKFVQVFGHLPHLYARSPGRVNLIGEHIDYEGYSVLPMAIRQDTIVAIRKRDVGDSEKLLRIANVSEKYSLCIYPADPDQDIDLRNHKWGHYFLCGYKGYFEYVKSKGLEVGVPVGLDVMVDGIVPTGSGLSSSAAFVCSSTIAIMAAFDVNLPKKEIAQLTCECERHIGTQSGGMDQAISVMAQSGFAELIDFNPVRATDVQLPAGGSFVIANSLAESQKAITAATNYNNRVVECRLAAIVLGIKLGMKPQEAISEVKTLSDVEGLCVSFSGNRGSSDPVIAVKELLSEEPYTADDIEKITEEDLQSIFANSPTSLDVLKAAEHFKLFQRASHVYSEAKRVHAFKDTVSSNLSEEDILRNLGNLMNESHSSCSILYECSCPELEELVKVCRDNGALGARLTGAGWGGCAVALVKESIVPQFILNLKEQFYQSRIDKGVINKNDLGLYVFASKPSSGAAIFKF